From Thalassococcus sp. S3, one genomic window encodes:
- the infA gene encoding translation initiation factor IF-1 has product MAKEDTLEFPGVVKELLPNATFRVELENGHEIIAHTAGKMRKNRIRVLAGDKVQVEMTPYDLTKGRINYRFK; this is encoded by the coding sequence ATGGCCAAGGAAGATACGCTCGAATTTCCCGGTGTCGTGAAGGAACTCCTGCCCAATGCGACGTTTCGGGTCGAGCTAGAGAATGGCCATGAAATCATCGCACATACGGCAGGCAAGATGCGCAAAAACCGCATCCGCGTTCTGGCTGGCGACAAGGTGCAGGTCGAAATGACCCCCTATGATCTGACCAAGGGTCGGATCAATTACCGTTTCAAGTAA
- a CDS encoding carbon-nitrogen hydrolase family protein, with the protein MKVATAAYPLDWFDTWAQYEDKLASWVSEAASNGATLLVFPEYGAMELATLAGATVAGDLEGSLHAVSDLMAEADALHARLAAEHDVHILAASGPAAADPRPVNRARLITPDGAVGVQDKQIMTRFEREEWHVASGGPLTLFDTDLGRIGVLICYDAEFPLLGRALAEADILLVPSCTEALSGYWRVRIGAMARALESQCVSVMSSVVGAADWSPAVDINTGTGGVFGPPDKGFPQTGVLAEGQLDLPGWTYAEVDLDAIAHVRHDGVVLNRTHWQEQPARIKSVTKRDLRSERP; encoded by the coding sequence ATGAAGGTTGCAACCGCGGCCTATCCTCTGGATTGGTTCGATACTTGGGCGCAATACGAAGACAAGCTGGCATCCTGGGTGTCGGAGGCCGCCTCGAACGGTGCCACGCTGCTGGTTTTTCCGGAATACGGGGCGATGGAACTGGCGACGCTGGCAGGCGCGACCGTTGCCGGTGATCTGGAGGGGTCGCTCCACGCGGTTTCCGATCTGATGGCCGAAGCGGATGCACTGCATGCCCGGCTGGCTGCGGAGCATGATGTGCATATCCTCGCCGCATCCGGCCCTGCGGCTGCGGATCCACGTCCGGTCAACCGGGCGCGGCTGATCACGCCGGATGGTGCCGTCGGTGTTCAGGATAAGCAGATCATGACCCGGTTCGAACGGGAAGAATGGCATGTCGCATCGGGCGGTCCCTTGACCCTCTTCGACACGGATCTGGGCCGGATCGGTGTTCTGATTTGCTATGACGCGGAATTTCCGTTGCTGGGCCGCGCCTTGGCCGAGGCCGATATTCTTCTGGTGCCATCCTGTACCGAGGCACTGTCGGGTTACTGGCGTGTGCGGATCGGGGCGATGGCGCGGGCCTTGGAAAGCCAATGTGTTTCGGTGATGTCGTCTGTCGTCGGGGCCGCGGACTGGTCGCCTGCCGTTGACATCAACACAGGTACGGGCGGCGTGTTCGGCCCGCCAGACAAGGGGTTTCCGCAGACCGGCGTGCTTGCCGAGGGTCAGCTTGATCTGCCCGGATGGACCTATGCCGAGGTCGATCTGGATGCCATCGCACATGTCCGCCATGACGGCGTCGTTCTCAACCGCACTCACTGGCAGGAGCAGCCGGCCCGCATCAAATCGGTCACAAAGCGGGACCTCCGCTCAGAACGCCCTTGA
- a CDS encoding calcium-binding protein, translated as MSHIHALGWYGLDDFLSPTMPGLPGAPTLAVSLDDLAHFPEPITIGARDREFPAISNAALAPVMPITAIVSPVNLIEGTDRNDQLFGTAGYDIIFGLGGNDYIVGGGDGDQLYGNSGDDFILGNEGDDLLSGGSGNDTLNGGAGRDLVDGEDGNDLLYGGRGDDSMSGGAGDDRLFGGDGDDVLFGNDGNDLLRLDDGDNVGVGGAGNDRIVSGDGVDQIFGGADDDFINSGGGNDIVRGGTGNDGVTGNVGDDQVFGDDGDDLVYGWHGDDQVHGGAGNDRVDGEQGNDNVSGGAGVDTLWGGDGNDTLEGGAGNDALDGGRGDDLLYAFSYGGEPVPAQDPGGQVNPGQPVEDTDTMTGWRGADTFVFRWLIDAKEEILDKHRDAEGNVDYSMNGVAGENDNVHDHWVADIGVKIVTDYTAAEGDQLVFEGHTVELASVEHFDYDGDGTIDTVLNFISNQGGNGGAHDQDSVGKVVILNTIIDTVEVDAGVFYGVEDPYSAIG; from the coding sequence ATGTCACATATTCACGCTTTGGGCTGGTACGGTCTGGACGATTTTCTCTCCCCCACCATGCCGGGGTTGCCGGGCGCGCCCACGCTGGCCGTTTCGCTGGACGACCTGGCGCATTTTCCCGAACCCATAACGATTGGGGCCCGCGACAGAGAGTTCCCGGCGATTTCAAACGCGGCGCTGGCCCCCGTGATGCCCATCACTGCAATCGTGTCTCCCGTCAATCTGATTGAGGGAACGGACCGGAACGATCAGCTGTTCGGGACTGCAGGATATGACATCATCTTTGGCCTCGGCGGTAACGACTATATCGTCGGTGGCGGTGATGGGGATCAGCTTTATGGCAATAGCGGAGATGACTTCATTCTCGGGAACGAGGGGGATGATCTGCTGAGCGGTGGATCGGGGAATGATACGCTGAACGGGGGCGCCGGTCGGGATCTCGTCGACGGCGAAGACGGCAACGATCTGTTGTACGGCGGGCGCGGCGACGACTCGATGAGCGGCGGCGCGGGCGATGACCGGCTTTTCGGCGGTGATGGCGATGACGTGCTTTTTGGGAACGATGGAAATGACCTGCTGCGCCTCGACGATGGAGACAATGTCGGTGTCGGGGGCGCCGGTAACGACAGGATCGTTTCCGGCGACGGGGTCGACCAGATCTTTGGCGGGGCCGATGACGATTTCATCAACAGCGGCGGTGGCAATGACATCGTGCGGGGTGGCACGGGCAATGACGGCGTGACCGGCAACGTCGGAGACGACCAGGTCTTTGGTGACGATGGTGACGATCTTGTCTATGGCTGGCATGGCGATGATCAGGTGCATGGCGGCGCCGGTAACGACCGCGTGGATGGTGAACAGGGCAATGACAACGTCTCGGGCGGTGCCGGTGTCGACACCCTCTGGGGCGGCGATGGCAACGACACGCTCGAAGGCGGCGCCGGAAACGATGCGCTTGACGGCGGACGGGGTGACGATCTGCTTTATGCCTTCTCCTACGGGGGCGAGCCCGTGCCGGCGCAGGATCCGGGTGGACAGGTCAATCCAGGCCAACCGGTCGAGGATACCGATACCATGACCGGCTGGCGCGGCGCCGACACTTTCGTGTTCCGCTGGTTGATTGATGCAAAGGAAGAGATCCTCGACAAACACCGGGATGCCGAAGGCAATGTCGACTACTCGATGAACGGTGTTGCAGGCGAGAACGACAATGTCCACGATCACTGGGTCGCCGATATCGGCGTCAAGATCGTGACCGACTACACCGCTGCCGAAGGCGATCAATTGGTCTTCGAAGGGCATACGGTGGAGTTGGCATCGGTTGAACACTTCGACTATGATGGCGATGGCACGATCGATACGGTGCTGAATTTCATCAGCAATCAAGGTGGCAATGGCGGGGCTCATGATCAGGACAGTGTCGGCAAGGTCGTGATCCTGAACACCATCATCGACACGGTCGAGGTGGATGCGGGCGTGTTCTATGGCGTGGAAGATCCGTATTCCGCCATCGGCTAA
- a CDS encoding citrate synthase family protein: MKEPDWIDAKSACVILGIKPQTLYAYVSRRQIRARADPNDARLSLYSRRDVDTLLRQKRRPRARADVAEAAIRWGDPVLPTSISEIRDGTIWVRGHAIEDCAETLALEEVAELLCGGGRVTSVLTKLSVEGSTPFARAMKALAQQAEAATPMQGRSAGQMAREVGNMISLIADACLGRSETGHIHTRIGSVWGLDGTGTDAARRALVLLSDHELNPSTFAVRVCAATGASLPASLLAGMATLSGPLHGGVAGLTNKALGAAIKGRFDTFLNGHAESAPYAFGFGHPLYPEGDPRARHLLEQIPRRSAARMAVGQISDRLAIAPNIDAALAALEVHFAYPPHAATSLFAIGRAAGWIAHAIEQVQSGQMIRPRARYLAEP, encoded by the coding sequence ATGAAAGAGCCTGACTGGATCGATGCAAAGTCCGCCTGCGTTATATTGGGGATCAAGCCTCAGACCCTTTACGCCTATGTCAGCCGACGTCAGATCCGTGCCAGGGCCGATCCGAATGACGCGCGTCTCAGCCTGTATTCAAGGCGTGACGTCGATACGCTCCTGCGGCAGAAACGTCGCCCTAGGGCCCGCGCGGATGTCGCTGAAGCGGCCATTCGTTGGGGGGATCCGGTGCTGCCGACATCCATTTCCGAAATCAGGGACGGCACGATCTGGGTGCGAGGGCATGCGATCGAAGACTGCGCCGAGACGCTGGCCTTGGAGGAGGTGGCGGAACTGCTTTGCGGGGGTGGGCGTGTCACCTCTGTCTTGACGAAACTCAGCGTTGAGGGGTCAACCCCCTTCGCCCGGGCCATGAAAGCCCTTGCCCAGCAAGCGGAGGCCGCGACCCCGATGCAGGGCCGAAGCGCAGGGCAGATGGCCCGGGAAGTGGGCAACATGATCTCGTTAATCGCCGATGCCTGTTTGGGACGAAGCGAGACGGGACACATTCACACGCGGATCGGATCTGTCTGGGGGCTCGATGGCACCGGAACCGATGCCGCCCGGCGTGCGCTGGTGCTTCTCAGCGATCATGAATTGAACCCATCGACATTCGCGGTTCGGGTTTGTGCCGCAACCGGTGCCAGCCTGCCCGCATCTCTTTTGGCGGGGATGGCCACCTTGAGCGGACCGCTGCATGGGGGCGTTGCGGGGTTGACCAATAAGGCATTGGGCGCGGCGATAAAGGGACGTTTTGACACCTTTCTGAACGGGCATGCCGAAAGTGCGCCCTATGCCTTTGGCTTCGGCCATCCCCTTTATCCTGAGGGTGATCCCAGAGCGCGGCATCTTCTTGAGCAGATCCCCCGCAGGTCGGCCGCTCGGATGGCGGTCGGGCAGATATCCGACCGTCTTGCGATTGCGCCCAATATCGATGCCGCTCTCGCTGCGTTGGAGGTGCATTTTGCGTACCCTCCGCATGCGGCCACGTCCCTCTTTGCGATAGGCCGCGCTGCGGGGTGGATTGCCCATGCCATTGAGCAGGTGCAAAGTGGCCAGATGATCAGGCCGCGCGCGAGATATCTGGCCGAACCCTGA
- a CDS encoding CoA transferase, producing the protein MQNALHRQIDEALGLDLTPPVSVTQVGSAELPSCFAVTDLAVSAFRAASVELAELIGAHEVVLDRRLAALWFDMTLRPVGWDLPSAWDAIAGVYRSSDGWIRLHTNAPHHRDAALRVLDCAADWDAVASVVERWRKTDLEAAIVAGHGAAAAMHTTDEWAAHPQGRAVASEPLIDWQQIGAEARPVRIEQIKVLDLTRVLAGPVATRFLAGFGAEVLRIDPPWWTEPGVEPEVTLGKRRAGLDLTQTNDRTRFERLLSDADVLVHGYRPGALEGLGYGRDRLCRLAPHLIDVSLCAYGWSGPWADRRGFDSLVQMSCGIAEEGMRRKGADRPVPLPVQALDHATGYLMAATVLRALRIRNRSGKLMSARLSLARTAALLTSQGSRDFQGAVIEETEDDLDPSTEPTGWGPARRLRFPVQMDKKGPNWRHPAGPLRIDPASW; encoded by the coding sequence ATGCAAAACGCATTGCATCGCCAGATTGATGAGGCTTTGGGGCTGGACCTCACCCCTCCCGTTTCTGTCACGCAGGTCGGCTCGGCCGAATTGCCGTCCTGTTTTGCGGTCACGGATCTTGCGGTGTCCGCTTTTCGCGCGGCATCCGTCGAGCTTGCGGAACTGATCGGCGCGCATGAGGTCGTCCTGGACCGCCGTCTTGCGGCGCTCTGGTTCGACATGACCTTACGGCCTGTGGGTTGGGATTTACCATCCGCATGGGATGCGATCGCCGGCGTCTACCGGTCAAGTGATGGCTGGATACGTCTTCACACAAATGCCCCGCACCATCGCGATGCAGCTTTGCGGGTCCTTGATTGCGCGGCGGACTGGGATGCGGTCGCCTCCGTCGTGGAACGCTGGCGCAAGACAGATCTGGAAGCCGCAATCGTCGCTGGGCACGGGGCGGCGGCGGCGATGCACACCACCGATGAATGGGCTGCGCACCCCCAGGGGCGCGCCGTCGCAAGCGAACCTCTGATCGACTGGCAGCAGATCGGCGCAGAGGCAAGGCCGGTCCGGATCGAGCAGATCAAGGTGCTTGACCTCACCCGCGTTCTCGCCGGACCTGTCGCGACGCGGTTTCTCGCAGGTTTCGGCGCGGAGGTTCTGCGGATTGATCCGCCGTGGTGGACCGAACCCGGTGTAGAGCCCGAGGTCACGCTCGGCAAAAGGCGCGCAGGTCTGGATCTGACACAAACCAATGACCGAACCCGATTTGAGCGTCTGCTTTCAGACGCGGATGTCCTTGTGCACGGCTACCGACCCGGCGCGCTTGAGGGGCTTGGATATGGTCGGGATCGGCTGTGCCGCCTTGCCCCACATCTTATCGACGTCAGCCTATGCGCCTATGGCTGGAGCGGACCATGGGCAGATCGCCGTGGCTTTGACAGCCTCGTTCAGATGAGTTGCGGAATTGCGGAAGAAGGGATGCGCCGAAAGGGCGCGGACCGACCAGTTCCGCTCCCTGTCCAGGCCCTGGACCACGCAACAGGATATCTGATGGCTGCCACGGTCTTGCGCGCCCTGAGGATCCGCAACCGGTCCGGCAAGCTGATGTCCGCCCGTCTGTCATTGGCCCGCACCGCCGCGCTCCTCACGTCTCAAGGATCGCGTGATTTTCAGGGCGCTGTGATCGAGGAAACGGAAGACGATCTGGATCCGTCAACCGAACCAACCGGCTGGGGACCTGCGCGCCGCCTTCGCTTTCCGGTGCAAATGGACAAGAAGGGACCAAATTGGCGACATCCGGCGGGGCCTTTGCGGATTGATCCTGCAAGCTGGTGA
- the murA gene encoding UDP-N-acetylglucosamine 1-carboxyvinyltransferase, which translates to MDSIVVTGNGPLSGQIPIAGAKNACLTLMPATLLSEEPLTLTNAPRLSDIRTMTDLLGSLGAEVSTLHNGKVLAMSSHHINNHMAHYDIVRKMRASILVLGPMLAREGHAVVSLPGGCAIGARPVDLHLRALESMGAELELKDGYVHASTPSGRLTGGTVEFPFASVGATENALMAATLAKGTTVLKGAAREPEIVDLARCLRKMGARIEGDGTETITIEGVDRLNGATHPVVTDRIELGTYMLAPAICGGEVELLGGRKDLLSAFCDKLDEAGVEIDQTEQGLRVKRRADHIRAVNVTTEPFPGFPTDLQAQMMALLCTADGVSVLEETIFENRFMHAPELMRMGATIDVHGGTATVTGVRTLKGAPVMATDLRASVSLILAGLAAEGETTVSRVYHLDRGYEHVVRKLEGVGARIERVKAQ; encoded by the coding sequence ATGGATTCGATTGTTGTGACGGGGAACGGACCGCTGAGCGGTCAAATTCCCATTGCGGGCGCAAAGAATGCCTGCCTCACCTTGATGCCGGCAACCCTGCTCAGCGAAGAGCCCCTGACCCTGACCAACGCCCCCAGGCTCAGCGACATACGCACCATGACCGATCTTCTGGGATCGCTCGGGGCCGAGGTCAGCACCCTGCACAACGGCAAGGTGCTTGCGATGTCGAGCCACCATATCAACAATCACATGGCGCATTACGACATCGTCCGCAAAATGCGCGCCTCGATCCTTGTCTTGGGGCCCATGCTCGCCCGCGAAGGACACGCTGTGGTCTCGCTGCCCGGGGGCTGCGCGATCGGGGCCCGCCCCGTCGATCTTCACCTCAGAGCCCTAGAGTCCATGGGCGCGGAGCTTGAACTCAAAGACGGTTATGTCCATGCCTCCACGCCGAGTGGGCGATTGACCGGAGGAACGGTTGAGTTTCCGTTCGCATCGGTCGGTGCGACCGAGAACGCGCTGATGGCCGCCACATTGGCCAAGGGAACAACCGTTCTCAAAGGCGCGGCGCGGGAGCCGGAGATCGTCGATCTGGCAAGATGTCTGCGCAAGATGGGCGCGCGCATCGAAGGTGACGGGACGGAGACGATTACAATTGAAGGGGTTGACCGTTTGAACGGGGCAACCCATCCGGTCGTGACCGATCGTATCGAACTTGGCACCTACATGCTGGCCCCGGCGATATGCGGTGGCGAGGTCGAGCTGCTGGGTGGCCGCAAGGACCTCTTGTCGGCCTTTTGCGACAAGCTTGACGAGGCGGGCGTGGAGATTGACCAAACCGAACAGGGCCTGCGGGTCAAGCGGCGCGCCGATCATATTCGCGCGGTCAACGTCACGACCGAACCTTTCCCCGGCTTTCCTACGGATCTCCAGGCCCAGATGATGGCCCTGCTCTGCACCGCCGACGGGGTCAGCGTGCTGGAAGAGACGATCTTTGAAAACCGGTTCATGCATGCGCCCGAGCTTATGCGGATGGGGGCCACGATCGATGTGCATGGCGGAACGGCCACCGTGACCGGCGTGCGGACCCTGAAGGGCGCGCCGGTGATGGCGACGGATCTCAGAGCATCGGTATCGTTGATCCTGGCCGGTCTCGCGGCAGAGGGAGAGACCACGGTGAGCCGCGTCTATCACCTTGACCGTGGCTATGAACATGTGGTGCGAAAGCTTGAAGGCGTGGGAGCGCGCATTGAGCGGGTGAAGGCACAGTGA
- a CDS encoding DUF2948 family protein: protein MTQDATFEDGREAPLNLGAQDAEDLQVISSLVQDAVLPIHEITWRAAQRRFGLLLNRFRWEDNPENRQRDYERVQSVLVIENVLRVASQGVDRSDKDTILSLMSIAFDAGEDGAGDVLLTFAGDGAIRLSVEALDISLKDVTRPYRAPSGQKPSHPE, encoded by the coding sequence GTGACACAGGACGCGACATTCGAAGACGGACGGGAGGCGCCGCTGAACCTTGGGGCGCAGGATGCCGAGGATTTGCAGGTTATCTCAAGCCTGGTGCAGGACGCGGTGCTGCCGATCCACGAAATCACCTGGCGCGCGGCACAAAGACGGTTCGGTCTCTTGCTCAACAGGTTCCGGTGGGAGGACAATCCTGAAAACCGGCAGCGGGACTATGAGCGTGTGCAATCTGTCCTCGTGATCGAAAATGTGCTGAGGGTGGCAAGCCAGGGAGTGGATCGCAGTGACAAGGACACGATCCTGTCCCTGATGTCGATTGCGTTCGATGCGGGAGAAGACGGCGCTGGCGACGTGTTGCTGACATTTGCGGGCGACGGCGCTATCCGTTTGAGTGTCGAGGCGCTCGATATCAGCTTGAAAGACGTCACGCGCCCCTATCGCGCCCCTTCGGGACAAAAGCCAAGTCATCCCGAATGA
- a CDS encoding GNAT family N-acetyltransferase: MTIRILTPHDLVDWRAIRLEALKTFPEAFLSTYADEKAKSDDEVRERLAQNCIIGRFDGTDLTAVLSLDPETAAPLAHRVWINAFYVRATWRGGPAAHELLQDAIVQARARGFAQIELYVAEENNRAIRFYERAGFERCGLMPRAVRLPDRYQNDLHYWMPLDRA, translated from the coding sequence ATGACGATCCGCATCCTGACCCCGCATGACCTTGTGGATTGGCGCGCGATCCGGTTGGAGGCCTTGAAGACGTTCCCGGAGGCCTTTTTGTCGACTTACGCGGATGAAAAGGCCAAATCAGACGATGAAGTGCGCGAACGCCTTGCCCAGAACTGCATCATCGGCCGGTTCGACGGGACCGACCTGACCGCGGTTTTGTCACTCGACCCAGAAACAGCGGCACCCCTTGCGCACCGGGTCTGGATCAACGCCTTTTACGTGCGCGCGACCTGGCGGGGCGGGCCAGCGGCCCACGAGCTACTGCAGGATGCCATCGTGCAGGCGCGAGCGCGGGGATTTGCTCAGATCGAACTCTATGTCGCCGAGGAAAACAACCGTGCGATCCGATTTTACGAGCGCGCCGGCTTTGAGCGATGCGGGCTGATGCCGCGTGCGGTAAGGCTCCCAGATCGCTACCAGAACGATCTGCACTATTGGATGCCTTTAGACCGGGCTTGA
- the hisD gene encoding histidinol dehydrogenase produces MPVFLSTRSDDFETKFSELLGAKREDSADVDAVVADIIADVRSRGDEAVLELTEKFDRVRLSPEALAFSETDIADAVAATPKEDRAALECAAERIRAYHDRQMPADETWTDASGATLGWRWSAVSAAGLYVPGGLASYPSSVLMNAIPAKVAGVERLAMVVPTPDGVVNPLVLTAAHLSGVDEVYRIGGAQAIAALAYGTETIEPVDKITGPGNAYVAAAKRRVFGKVGIDMIAGPSEILVIADRDNNPDWIAIDLLSQAEHDQSAQSILITDDADFGQAVAKAVDARLRDLSRADIAGPSWRDFGAIITVRDLDEAAEISNRIAPEHLELCVADPEALSGKCIHAGAIFLGQWTPEAIGDYVGGPNHVLPTARSARFSSGLSVLDFLKRTTLARMTPDALRAIGPAAERLAQSESLDAHGQSVRARLDQLNR; encoded by the coding sequence ATGCCAGTATTTCTCTCTACACGCTCGGACGATTTCGAGACGAAGTTTTCCGAGCTTCTTGGCGCCAAGCGCGAAGACAGCGCTGATGTCGATGCGGTTGTCGCCGATATCATCGCGGATGTCCGGTCCCGGGGCGATGAGGCTGTGCTGGAGTTGACCGAAAAATTCGACCGGGTCCGATTGTCACCCGAGGCACTCGCCTTCAGCGAAACCGACATCGCGGACGCGGTTGCAGCCACGCCCAAAGAGGACCGTGCGGCACTCGAATGCGCAGCCGAGCGCATCCGCGCCTACCATGATCGCCAGATGCCGGCGGATGAAACCTGGACGGACGCCTCCGGTGCCACCCTGGGATGGCGTTGGAGCGCGGTGTCGGCGGCAGGTCTTTACGTACCGGGCGGATTGGCCAGCTACCCCTCCTCCGTTCTGATGAATGCGATCCCGGCCAAGGTGGCCGGTGTCGAGCGGTTGGCTATGGTGGTGCCCACGCCGGATGGAGTGGTCAACCCGCTGGTGCTCACGGCGGCGCATTTGTCTGGCGTGGATGAAGTCTACCGCATCGGCGGCGCACAGGCCATCGCAGCGCTTGCCTATGGGACCGAAACCATTGAGCCCGTCGACAAGATCACCGGCCCCGGAAATGCTTATGTCGCGGCGGCAAAGCGGCGGGTGTTCGGCAAGGTCGGCATCGATATGATCGCCGGACCGTCCGAGATCCTTGTCATCGCGGACAGGGACAACAATCCCGACTGGATCGCAATCGACCTCCTCAGCCAGGCAGAGCATGACCAAAGCGCCCAGTCCATCCTGATCACGGATGATGCCGACTTTGGCCAGGCCGTGGCAAAGGCGGTCGATGCGCGCCTGCGCGACCTTTCGCGCGCGGATATCGCCGGCCCAAGCTGGCGGGACTTCGGGGCCATCATCACCGTGCGGGATCTCGATGAGGCCGCCGAGATATCGAACCGGATCGCGCCGGAACACCTTGAGCTATGCGTGGCAGATCCTGAAGCGCTGTCGGGCAAGTGCATTCATGCGGGGGCAATCTTTCTCGGGCAATGGACGCCCGAGGCGATCGGGGATTACGTCGGCGGCCCAAATCATGTTCTGCCCACAGCCCGGTCTGCCCGGTTTTCCTCCGGTTTGTCCGTTCTGGACTTTTTGAAGCGGACCACACTGGCACGGATGACACCGGATGCGCTCCGTGCTATTGGCCCGGCGGCGGAGCGGTTGGCACAGTCTGAAAGCCTGGATGCGCATGGACAATCCGTGCGGGCCAGGCTGGATCAGTTGAACAGGTAA
- a CDS encoding UPF0262 family protein — protein sequence MSHIVDIALDDAGLPPPTPEIEQERKVAMFDLLEDNTFILPKRDDRTVPDGPYNVALAIREKRLVFDVTTTADEKAAEFHLSLGPFRQVVKDYFQICESYFDAVKTLPPSQIETIDMARRGIHNEGSRVLQERLEGKAEVDNDTARRLFTLICVLHFGG from the coding sequence ATGTCTCACATCGTTGATATCGCGCTCGACGACGCGGGTCTGCCCCCTCCCACGCCCGAAATCGAGCAAGAGCGCAAGGTCGCCATGTTCGATCTGCTGGAGGACAATACGTTCATCCTGCCCAAGCGGGACGACCGGACCGTGCCCGACGGCCCATACAACGTCGCCCTCGCAATCCGTGAAAAACGGCTGGTTTTTGATGTGACAACGACAGCCGATGAAAAGGCGGCCGAGTTCCATTTGTCGCTTGGACCGTTCCGGCAAGTCGTCAAAGACTATTTTCAGATCTGCGAAAGCTACTTCGACGCGGTCAAAACCCTGCCGCCCAGTCAAATCGAAACCATCGACATGGCGCGGCGCGGGATCCACAACGAGGGCAGCCGCGTTCTGCAGGAACGGCTGGAAGGCAAGGCCGAAGTCGACAACGACACCGCGCGACGCCTTTTCACTCTGATCTGCGTGCTGCATTTCGGGGGCTGA
- a CDS encoding low molecular weight phosphatase family protein has translation MAQELPQSVLFCCDHNAVRSPMAEGIMKKFYGTGTYVQSAGVRNDLEIDGFSIAVCQEMDVELSRHRSRSFDEMENWGDDLSSFDLVVALSPASQRRALELTRFYHLDVEYWPILDPTGLGETREAKLESYRQARDQIITRLKERFGAPTEIQ, from the coding sequence ATGGCGCAAGAGCTCCCACAATCGGTGCTCTTTTGCTGCGACCACAACGCGGTCCGCTCTCCGATGGCGGAAGGGATCATGAAAAAGTTCTACGGAACCGGAACTTACGTGCAGTCTGCAGGTGTCAGAAATGACCTGGAAATCGACGGTTTTTCCATCGCCGTCTGTCAGGAGATGGATGTCGAGCTGTCCCGGCATCGGTCGCGATCCTTTGACGAGATGGAAAACTGGGGGGATGATCTGTCCTCTTTCGATCTTGTCGTGGCACTTTCTCCGGCCAGCCAGAGACGTGCGCTTGAGCTGACGCGGTTTTATCACCTCGACGTCGAATACTGGCCCATTCTGGATCCGACAGGCCTGGGTGAAACGCGCGAAGCCAAGCTGGAAAGCTACCGGCAGGCACGCGATCAGATCATCACACGTCTCAAAGAGCGTTTCGGTGCCCCGACGGAGATACAATGA
- a CDS encoding ketosteroid isomerase-related protein codes for MTQQIQRYFDAFNAGNVDGMLDCLTDDVAHHVNEGEVRRGKALFAEFCAHMNRCYAETLTNMTLFVTPDGTRGAAEYVVNGQYLETDAGLPEAQGQRYKLPAGSFFDLRDGKISRVTTYYNLADWIRQVS; via the coding sequence ATGACCCAACAGATCCAACGCTATTTCGATGCGTTCAATGCAGGCAATGTCGACGGAATGCTGGACTGCCTGACAGACGATGTCGCGCATCACGTCAACGAGGGCGAGGTTCGGCGCGGCAAGGCTCTCTTTGCCGAATTCTGTGCTCATATGAACCGCTGCTACGCAGAAACACTTACCAACATGACGCTGTTCGTCACGCCCGACGGCACGCGCGGAGCTGCGGAATATGTGGTCAACGGTCAGTATCTTGAAACCGACGCCGGTTTGCCAGAGGCACAAGGGCAGCGATACAAGCTGCCCGCCGGATCCTTCTTCGATCTTAGGGACGGCAAGATAAGCCGGGTGACGACCTACTACAATCTTGCCGACTGGATCCGCCAGGTCTCATGA
- a CDS encoding GNAT family N-acetyltransferase, with protein sequence MIETRVLIGDAIEDALDALARLRIEVFRDWPYLYDGDLDYERGYLRTYRESEAAILVGAFDGSRLIGAATGTPLADHADNFAMPLAETGLNLGTIFYCAESVLLPEFRGRGLGHRFFDMREAHARALGFGWSCFCAVSRPEDHPLRPARYQPLDPFWRKRGYAPVDGAIAHFSWKDVDQSAEDQKPLQVWLRAL encoded by the coding sequence ATGATCGAGACGCGCGTCCTGATCGGCGATGCCATCGAAGACGCGCTCGATGCACTTGCGCGTCTTCGGATCGAGGTCTTCAGGGACTGGCCCTATCTCTATGACGGCGATCTTGATTATGAACGCGGCTATCTGCGCACTTATCGCGAAAGCGAGGCGGCTATTCTTGTCGGCGCGTTCGATGGATCCCGCCTGATCGGTGCGGCAACGGGCACGCCGCTTGCGGACCACGCCGACAATTTTGCAATGCCCCTGGCCGAAACCGGACTGAATCTCGGCACCATCTTCTATTGCGCGGAATCTGTGCTTCTGCCCGAATTTCGGGGGCGCGGGTTGGGACATCGCTTCTTTGATATGCGCGAGGCACATGCGCGCGCCCTTGGATTTGGCTGGTCCTGCTTTTGTGCCGTGAGCCGCCCAGAGGATCATCCGTTGAGGCCGGCGAGATACCAGCCGCTCGACCCGTTCTGGAGAAAGCGGGGATACGCACCCGTCGACGGCGCAATTGCGCATTTTTCATGGAAAGATGTCGATCAGTCCGCTGAGGATCAAAAGCCGCTCCAGGTCTGGTTGCGCGCACTCTAG